GACGTCGAGGCTGTGGTCGCAGGACTGGCCGTCGCCCCGGAGCACATCCACCACGACGGGGTGCAGCACGGCGTGCAGCTGGCCCTGCACCCCGACGCCGCCCCGGCCCTGTTCGGGGTGCCCGCGGCGGCGCTGGCTCACGAGTCCTTCGAGCTCGGCGACGTGCTCGACGAGCTGGTCGGGGCCGGCGCGGTGTCGACCCTGCGGGAGCGGATGCACGAGACCGACTGCTGGACGACGAGGTTCGCGCTCGTCCTCGGGCTGCTCACCGCGGCCCGCTCGCGGGTGGGCGACCGACCTGCGGCCGGCCGGGTCGCCCCCGAGGTGCAGGAGGCGTGGCGGGTCGTGGAGCGGTCGGACGGGCGGGTGCCGGTGCGTGACGTGGCCCGGTCGGTGGGGTGGTCGGTGCGCCACCTGCAGCAGCGCTTCGGGGCGGCCTACGGCCTCGGTCCCAAGGCCGCCGCGCGGGTCCGTCGCTTCGAGCGGTCGGTGCCGCTCGTCTCGGCGGCCCGGCTGCCGCTGACCCGGGTCGCCCTCGACTGCGGCTGGTCCGACCACGCCCACATGGATCGCGACTGGCGCGACCTGGCCGGCACCTCCCCGAGCCGTTGGCGGGCCGACGACGCCCTCATCGGCACCTGAGGTCGCCGCTCGCCGACGCCGACGTACGGAGTGCGCATTCGTCCAAGACGGGGAGCCCGTGAGGCGGCAGGGTGGGCCCATGGACGAGACGATCACGCCGGGACCATCGACGACCGACCACAACGTGTGGGTGGGCCTCAGCTACGAGGACCCGCTCGCGGCGCGCGACTGGCTTCGCGCTCTGGGTTTCCGCGACGGCATCCTCGTCGAGGGGGAGCACGGCGAGGTGGTGCACAGCGAGATGGTGTGGCCCGAGGGCGGCCGGGTCATGGTCTCGAGCCGGGCCCGCGCCGACGGCACGTTCGTGTCGGCGCCCGGAGCGGCGACGGTGTACGTCGTCACCGACGACGTCGAGGCGGTGCACGAGCGGGCGCAGCGTCTGGGCGCGCGCGTGGTCCGCCCGCTGGCCACGAGCGACTACGGTTCGAGCGAGTTCTCGGTCGTCGACCCCGAGGGGAACTCGTTCAGCTTCGGCACCTACTCCGGCTGACCGGCATCCCCCGGTCCGTCAGCGGCGGCCCGGTCGTCACTGTGGGCGTCGGGGGCGAGCAGCTTGCGCCGCAGCCGCTCGACGTCGTCGGCGTCGAAGCCGTGGCCCGCCAGCCAGGCGTGCACCCCGCCCAGACGGTTCTCGAGGGCGTCGAGCAGCAGTCGCATCGTGTCGGTCGTCGGCGACTGCTGGGCCACCGACTTGTCGCGCAGGTTGGCGGCGTAGGCCGGCCGCTGGCGGAGGCGGTCGAGGATGCGGGGCACGCGCTCCGCCGAGGCGGCGTAGTCGGCCTCGATCTCCTCGTCGGGCACGCCGACCGCCTTGAGGGCGACGCCGACGACGGTGCCCGTGCGGTCCTTGCCCGCGGCGCAGTGCACGACCACCGCGCCCTCCCCGTCGGCGACGGCGCGCAGCGCGGCGACGATCGAGTCGGGTCGCTGGTCGAGGTAGGACAGGTAGTGCTGCGACCAGAACTCGTCGTGCGACGGCGGGGTCGCGGCCGGCGACGAGGGCGACGCGGCCTCGGCGGCGCGCCGGGTCGCGGCCGCCTCGGCGTCACCGCGCTCCCACGGCAGCGAGCGCTCGGCGGCGGGGATGCCGCTCTCGTCGGTGTCCTCGCGGTAGAGGGTGAGGTGGTGGTGGCGCACCTCGGGCAGCGCCCGCAGCGGGCCCTCGCCCTCGCGCACCACCTCGACGTCGGTGCGCAGGTCGACGACGTCGGTCAATCCGTAGCGCGCGACGAGGGTGCGCACCGAGTCGGCGGGCAGGTCCTGCAGGTTGTCCGACCGCAGCAGGCGCCGGGCCTGCACGACCTCGCCCCGCTCGGTGGTCAACCCTCCGAGGTCACGCATGTTGACGACGCCGGCCAGCTCGATCCAGTTGGGTTCAGCCACGCTCCCGACCCTAGGCGATGGCCCACTGCATGGTGTCGGCGCTGTCGGCGCCGCCGCCCGGCCAGCGTCAGGCGGACCCGAGCTCGACGAGCAGCACGCCCCCGGCGATGAGGGCGATGCCGGCCGCCATGACGGGCGTCAGGGGCTCCTCGAAGAGCACCCGCGACGCGACGGCCGTCAGGGCGACGCCCACGGCGGCCCAGACGCCGTAGGCGACGCCGAGCGGCAGCCCGGCCGCCAGGGTGAGGCTGAGGAAGGCGAAAGCAGCGAGGTACCCGGCCACGACGACCGCGTAGAGCGACCGTCGACCACGGGCGGCCGAGCGCAGGCAGAGCGTCGCCGTCACCTCCGTGAGGATCGCGCCCGCGAGGTAGAGCCAGGCCATCAGCTCGGCCCTCCCGTCGCCCGGGCCCGCTCGCGGGCGGCCCGCTGCGAGCCGAGCTCGACCGTCAGCACGCCGGCGATGATGAGCACGATGCCCAGGCCCATGAGCCCGGTGAGGGCCTCGTCGAAGACGAGCGACGACGCGACGGCGGTGAGGGCGACGCCGAGGGCGCCCCAGACGCCGTAGGCGACCCCGAGCGGCATGCCGCGGCGCAGCACGAGGGCCAGCAGGGTGAACGAGGCGAGGTAGCCCACGGCGACGACCCCGTAGAGCGCCGGCCGGTCGAGCGCGCCCTTGAGCGAGAGCGACGCCGTCACCTCGCTGACGATGGCGGTGCCGAGCAGCGCCCAGGCGGTCGGGGAGGTGGCCACGGCCCCGAGTCTGACAGCCGCGCGACAGGTGCCGGGGCGGGTGGTGGTGCCGCGGCTGTGACAATGGGTGGATGCCGCCCTCCGCCCTCCCCGACGGCGAGCCCGCCCCGGCGTCGGGCGAGCTCCCCCCCGCCTCCCTGCGCGCCCTGCCCGACGGAGAGCTCGGCGTGTACGTGCACGTGCCGTTCTGTTCGGTGCGGTGCGGCTACTGCGACTTCAACACCTACACCCTCACCGAGCTCGGTGGCCCCGACGCCCGCGTCGGCCTCGACACCTACGCCGACGCCGCCCTGCTCGAGCTGGACCTGGCCGCCCGGGTGCTCGGCCCGGACGCCCCGCCCGTGTCGACCGTGTTCGTCGGCGGGGGCACGCCGACCATGCTGCGGTCGGCCGACCTCGTGAGGGTGCTCGACGGCATCCGTGAGCGGTTCGGCCTCACCGACGACGCCGAGGTCACGACCGAGGCCAATCCCGACAGCGTCTCGCCGGAGTCGGTGGCCGAGCTGGCCCGCGGCGGGTTCACCCGCGTCTCGCTCGGCATGCAGTCGGCGGTGCCGCACGTGCTGCGGACGCTGGAGCGGACGCACGACCCCGCCAACGTGGCCCGGGCCCTGCACGCGGTGCGGGCGGCCGGGATGCAGGTCAGCCTCGACCTCATCTACGGCACGCCGGGGGAGTCGCTCGAGGACTGGCGCACCAGCCTCGAGACGGCGCTCGCGCTGGAGCCGGACCACGTGTCGGCCTACGCGCTCGTCGTCGAGGACGGCACCAAGCTCGCCGCCCAGGTGCGGCGCGGGGTCGTCGCCGCCCCCGACGACGACGACGAGGCCGACAAGTACGAGCTGGCCGACGACCTGCTCTCGGCCGCCGGCTACGGCTGGTACGAGGTGAGCAACTGGGCCCGCGACGAGGCGTCACGGTGCCGGCACAACCTCGCCTACTGGCGCGGCACGAGCTGGTGGGGCGTCGGTCCCGGGGCGCACAGCCACGTCGGCGGGACGCGCTGGTGGAACGCCAAGCACCCGGTGGCGTGGGCCGGCCGGCTCGCCGCAGGGGAGTCCCCGGCGCAGGCCCGCGAGGTCCTGACGGAGGACCAGCGCCACGACGAGCGGGTGCTGCTCGGGAGCCGCCTCGTCGAGGGACTGCCGCTCGACGAGCTCGGTGGGTCGGGCGCCGGTGGGTCCGGCGCCGGTGGGCGTGGCGCGATCGCCGGGCTCATCGCCGACGGGCTCGTCGACGGGGCGGCGGCGGTGGGTCGGCGACGGGTCGTGCTCACGCGCCGGGGCCGCCTGCTCGCCGACACGGTCG
This is a stretch of genomic DNA from Terracoccus luteus. It encodes these proteins:
- a CDS encoding helix-turn-helix domain-containing protein; protein product: MAAQSEHHETVASGALAPFVTRVVGYRLSGFEPGVHVGMPSSTLTLVVPLDAPLTLSSGRSGRRRDVEAVVAGLAVAPEHIHHDGVQHGVQLALHPDAAPALFGVPAAALAHESFELGDVLDELVGAGAVSTLRERMHETDCWTTRFALVLGLLTAARSRVGDRPAAGRVAPEVQEAWRVVERSDGRVPVRDVARSVGWSVRHLQQRFGAAYGLGPKAAARVRRFERSVPLVSAARLPLTRVALDCGWSDHAHMDRDWRDLAGTSPSRWRADDALIGT
- a CDS encoding VOC family protein, whose product is MDETITPGPSTTDHNVWVGLSYEDPLAARDWLRALGFRDGILVEGEHGEVVHSEMVWPEGGRVMVSSRARADGTFVSAPGAATVYVVTDDVEAVHERAQRLGARVVRPLATSDYGSSEFSVVDPEGNSFSFGTYSG
- a CDS encoding tyrosine-protein phosphatase — protein: MAEPNWIELAGVVNMRDLGGLTTERGEVVQARRLLRSDNLQDLPADSVRTLVARYGLTDVVDLRTDVEVVREGEGPLRALPEVRHHHLTLYREDTDESGIPAAERSLPWERGDAEAAATRRAAEAASPSSPAATPPSHDEFWSQHYLSYLDQRPDSIVAALRAVADGEGAVVVHCAAGKDRTGTVVGVALKAVGVPDEEIEADYAASAERVPRILDRLRQRPAYAANLRDKSVAQQSPTTDTMRLLLDALENRLGGVHAWLAGHGFDADDVERLRRKLLAPDAHSDDRAAADGPGDAGQPE
- a CDS encoding DMT family transporter gives rise to the protein MAWLYLAGAILTEVTATLCLRSAARGRRSLYAVVVAGYLAAFAFLSLTLAAGLPLGVAYGVWAAVGVALTAVASRVLFEEPLTPVMAAGIALIAGGVLLVELGSA
- a CDS encoding DMT family transporter, which encodes MATSPTAWALLGTAIVSEVTASLSLKGALDRPALYGVVAVGYLASFTLLALVLRRGMPLGVAYGVWGALGVALTAVASSLVFDEALTGLMGLGIVLIIAGVLTVELGSQRAARERARATGGPS
- the hemW gene encoding radical SAM family heme chaperone HemW, coding for MPPSALPDGEPAPASGELPPASLRALPDGELGVYVHVPFCSVRCGYCDFNTYTLTELGGPDARVGLDTYADAALLELDLAARVLGPDAPPVSTVFVGGGTPTMLRSADLVRVLDGIRERFGLTDDAEVTTEANPDSVSPESVAELARGGFTRVSLGMQSAVPHVLRTLERTHDPANVARALHAVRAAGMQVSLDLIYGTPGESLEDWRTSLETALALEPDHVSAYALVVEDGTKLAAQVRRGVVAAPDDDDEADKYELADDLLSAAGYGWYEVSNWARDEASRCRHNLAYWRGTSWWGVGPGAHSHVGGTRWWNAKHPVAWAGRLAAGESPAQAREVLTEDQRHDERVLLGSRLVEGLPLDELGGSGAGGSGAGGRGAIAGLIADGLVDGAAAVGRRRVVLTRRGRLLADTVVHRLLGGADESSGVPAAPATGDAPTDLSGDLTPHLTRYEERA